TTTGTGTTCGCCCCAGTCAGTGGGCGTGTTCGTCCTTTGATTCATTCGAAGTGTTCATTTCGAAATGAACTTGTTTCGTACGAATGTCACCGGTGCGGAGGATGGATGAAAggattttaaaaaatgtaacctaatacgtaggactgactatcctgctatggtaacaataaatcactgaaagccaagctcacttccactagtgggtacaggcggGCCTTGAACGAccacggttgttgtgccaatgaagaagaagaagaagaagctaatAAGTaggtttattatttaattgaaaacataCGAGAAACGATGCGTTATTCCTTTTTAGTATATTATATAAAGAGATTTTTTGTATAGCATAAAATTCCAATTGGAATGATTCAACACATATGAAAAGCAATAAGATTGGTTTTCTATCAAAATAAAATcccaaaaacaacatcaataTTTTTCTAATTCCTTATTTATGGACTTTTTTTGTATATCAACTTTTTATAGTAAACCTACTAACTTACCTAAATTACTAAACGAAAAGAACAATCCTTGTTCAATATAATCCGAACAGTTGAACCGCAAAtaagcatacttttttttagctCAAGCTTGACTTCTATTCTGGCAGATCGACATTTACACATTTAAGGCTAGAGCAACTTCCCAACTGTTGAATTAAACGTCTgttttaaatgtttcaatttttcGCGCATGTGTACGCTGCGGCAGATCTTCACGCTCGGTGCGCTGTAAAGGCGAGTAGACCAGTCagttacaatttaaaatttaaacttaTTCCATCCTATTTGCATTTCTTTCCAAAGAAGCCGCTTCGTCAGTTAGTTCAGGTTATCCTGATTTATTTCTCTACTGTATTCGATGTGATGTTTGTACACAATGCCAAAATAGTAATCCTTTTCGTTTATAAATAAGACTAGgtgattttaaatattttataaatgaCAAATCCTACTACACCTCAAGTGTTGCGTTCCGAAACCGTAATTACATCGTCATAGCAGTGTAATTATTGGTCCTACCCCACGACATACGCTAGAGATCTTTTAtgcaatcaatttaatttcttacCTTACGCGTCCCTTTTAAATGTTTCGTTCTTTAAAGCATTAAAACATCCTATTACTTAAGTACACTGCCCTCAAATGCATGTTTCCCTTCGTACATATGGTTTGTGCCTTCGTTGCCTTGTGATTACTCAATcgtttttaaatcattaaacTTACGTTTTCGTTCTCTATAATACATACATTCGCCCCACTCGCCGTTATTGCACCGAGTGTTATTGCTCTCGGGAAAATACCGCCACGGGTATCGGTATCAATATGTGTgccaaaaaaaagtttcaaaatttttgaatttcattctCCACACTAACTTCACTCCTGTCGTTGTTTGCATTTGCCGCTGAAGGTTGCTCCTGTGACACGCTGTGGTTCGAGTTCTGGGGACGATTTTGCTCCACAAACGATTGAATGGCACGATCTTCGGCCTGCTGTTCCGCCTGCATTCGTTTAAATTCCTCAATCTCGTAGCTGTACTTGGGGGTCGTAATGCCCAGAAACGAGGCAAGCCCTTCGCCGACGTAATCACACCCCGCCAGCACCGTACTGCCCAGCTTGCACGTTTTATACCGCATCCACTCGCTCCAGTTCAGCTGGGACTAAAACAGAATAAAATCGACGTTAATTAATAACTAAAATTAGAACACACCGACTTGCAATAGCAAATGTAAACTATTCACAGCATGAATCACTCTCCCCTACCAGGCCAACACAAAGCCACACACCCAGGCACGCAGTGACAGCGATGTCAAGGTCTACCATGGATAAACAACGGTTGCTAAGAAGAAATGAGAGACCTGTCCGAAAAAGGCGCTTCCCGTTCGGCTACCATTTACGGTGGGGCAAAAGTAGCACCAAAGCTGCCATTGCCACATGCACGGGCTTACCTCATCCACTGGCGCGGGTTCCGCACGGTCCACCTggtcctcctcgtcgtcgctGTACTCTTCCAGTGTGCCATCGCTAAAATGCAACACCTTTTTCGGCGCCCGCACACGCACCTCGACGTCCTTCTCGTTTTGAATGAAGCCTTCCGATGCTTCGGCTTTGGTTTTGAGCGGAATTTCCACTTTCGTCATCTTTGTGCCGGTGGGTAGTGTtagttgctgctgttcgttAGTTATTGTTCACCTGTTTTGGAAGAAATATCGAGCACAGCACGCAGAGAAATTACGTTTTTATGCTACGCAATTTTCActttgttcgtttgttgtcATAACAAAATAATGTAGAAGAGCAgcggcacacacactcgaTTATCCGTGGctagtgatgggcgtttcgtagcgcaccaacggctccggactatCGGTTCAGTAGAGACGGCATTGCATTAGCGCGTGGCCACGGAggtgaaaaaatgttgaaaaaaatttcaactttgtcaaaattgcttgtcaactgcaaaaaggtgcttttctcgtggccgcaccaaaaatatacacaagaacgacaaaaagctccaacatctgaatatcatcgatattttgttAAAGAAgtaccccaaatagccagctcgtactttatagctgatttggggctgtttaacgaaaaatcgttccgatgtcgtactttgtggctgattaagagatagacggtactttgcggaactatggagctttttaacaggcacatggtactctttggaactttgcggctgattagcactatgtgtagggttcatgatggaacttgaaggcttgttaagaaagggtactgaacttggtggaactttatagctttttaatgcatgacatcggtacaaggtggctcttgtcagaGTGTCAAAGACaaacgccggcaataatctcattgctgctgcacaagctagattcgttaaatgaagaatgaatattgagtgaagtgattgtgaattatcagtacatggtttaaaattttgtgtacttcatcaatacaaatgatttaaaaatatacatatgtgtttaaacgaaacaaatcttgttgtttatttcatcgatgacgcttgcttgaaaataaaacacaaagaaaaataatccataATGcagcataaggaagctgcttaggcactgtttgaaagacccacatagaactttgatgctttTTATCTACAGCAagaggcgaattagagcagcgatctttagcgtgccaaaatgagctgcttaagcaattctggctatttgggtatgAAACTCAGCCAAACAATTAAATCAATCTAAATAATCCAGCGAAAATCTAATGACAGCACGTACGATTAAATCGTATCCAATGGAG
This is a stretch of genomic DNA from Anopheles merus strain MAF chromosome 2R, AmerM5.1, whole genome shotgun sequence. It encodes these proteins:
- the LOC121590123 gene encoding protein FAM177A1, producing the protein MTKVEIPLKTKAEASEGFIQNEKDVEVRVRAPKKVLHFSDGTLEEYSDDEEDQVDRAEPAPVDESQLNWSEWMRYKTCKLGSTVLAGCDYVGEGLASFLGITTPKYSYEIEEFKRMQAEQQAEDRAIQSFVEQNRPQNSNHSVSQEQPSAANANNDRSEVSVENEIQKF